CACGCGTGCGCGCGACGACCTCAGGCCGGCCATCCAGATGGCCACCAGTGGCCGTCTCAGCATCTTCTTCGAGGCCGACAACTCCCGCATCCTGGTCGTGCGCATTCTTCACGACAGCATGGACTACCGCCGCCACCTGAACCGGCCTGCCGGCGAAGACGTTTGAGTGTGATGAGTGTCGTCAGACGGCGAGACATGGTCAGGCTATAGAGGCTTGCGAAGCCCTCGCAGCACGTTGGGATGGAGCTAGCGGTCGTCCGTTGGGTCTCGGACGTACTCGGCGTCCACCTCGGCGGTCATCGCCCGCAACGCATGCATGCGGGCCTGTGCGAATGAGATGAAGATGTCCGCATCCGGAGCGCGCAGACGACCGGTGCTGGTGATCCCCTGGGGCGCGGTTCCTGTCGGGGACGCCAGATTCTGCCGTACGAGGTCTTGCACGATTGGTCCCAAGGCCCCCGTGCCCCAGGAAGTGGTAGTATCCCGCGTCTTGCGGGTCGCAGATCAGGCGGTCGACAAGCGGTCCTACGGTCCTTCACATCTCGTCTACCATATCCTCCTCTTTCGAGTGCCACAGGCGATCCGCAAAGTCCATAAGATACTGCCAATC
This Luteitalea sp. DNA region includes the following protein-coding sequences:
- a CDS encoding type II toxin-antitoxin system RelE/ParE family toxin; amino-acid sequence: MKRLVLTEIAKSDLASIRRYSTRTWGRDQTTKYMDVLRDAMKGLVRGTVLTRARDDLRPAIQMATSGRLSIFFEADNSRILVVRILHDSMDYRRHLNRPAGEDV